The window ATCATGTTTATTGTGATATCGTTAGAtatgtttttaatttgtattttgTAGACTAATCATTCCGATAATCCAAAATtctaaaatatttttggattggcATTGAAATACTTGTTTCTGATTCGACCCGACTGAAAATCACCCCTAGGTGTGACTAGGATTTTGATTTCTCTTCCTGAATGAAACTGCATTCCATTAGTATTTTTGGTTCAGGACTTAAATCCGTAAATTATCTTTTAACATAAGTTGAGTGAACTTTTAGTTTTCATGTAATTAAATCCTTCATTTACTGTTGAGTAGAAACTTATTTTtggatgttgagttttaattCTAGCGATATCATAACCtacatgaaaattttaaatttaaactttTGTACGACAGAAGAGAATAATGTTATATCAAATAGAACTTTAAACATATAATTTGTgatatatatttgtattataaaaaaatataaattagtaATATCACGTAGCTTTTCAAAAAATTTAgtccaattttctccaatttTAGAATTAAAATGTGCTCATTCCAAGTTTAGAAAAAGCTCTAACATATGTCTGATTTCATTCCCACCTTTCAATTTCCCGCCCTTTTCCACATTTAAGCTGCCACGGACGAACAAGGCAAATTGATGAATCGAAAAACCAATGACCCCAGAAAATCTCCTAACCCGTCCTCTCATCGCCGATAAATTAACGCTGGGTTGCCCACTCCTCGACCGCTGCCTCGGCGGCGGGGTCCCCTGCTGTTCAATAACGGAGCTCGTCGCCGAGAGCAGTTGCGGCAAGACTCAATTTTGCCTCCAACTCGCCCTCTCCGCTCAGCTCCCGCCATCCCACGGCGGCCTCTCCGCCTCCTCGCTTTACCTACACACCGAATTCCCTTTCCCGTTTCGCCGCCTCCACCAACTCTCCCAAGCATTTCAATCCTCACACGCTAACCTCGTAGCCATTAACCCCTGTGAAGATGTGTATGTTCATGCTGTGCACGACGCACATCAGATGCTTGATATAATGCCCAAGATAGAGTCTTTTATTGAGAGCGAGAAAACCCGGTTGCCTGTCAGGCTAATTGTGATTGATTCCATCGCGGCGCTGTTCCGGACTGAATTTAACAACACCCCTTTGGATCTTAAGCGGAGGTCGTCGCTGTTTTTCAAGATTGCCGGGAAGTTAAAGTCGTTGGCCAACAGGTTCCGATTAGCGGTGGTGGTGACGAACCAGGTGGTTGATTTTATGGGGGCAAGTGATGGGGTGAATGGGGTCAAAGTGGGCAACTTTGGCTCATTGGACTCGTCGGGAAGACGGGTTTGCCCTGCTCTGGGACTCGCTTGGGCGAATTGCGTGAATTCAAGGTTGTTCTTGTCGAGAAATGAGGTGGTTGTTGGCGAAGGGAATAGCAATGAGCTGGAGGATGGTTTTTGTAGGCAAACAAAGAGGCGACTTGATATTCTTTTTGCGCCTCATTTGCCCCAAGCATCGTGTGAATTTGTCATCACACGACAAGGAGTGTTTGGAGTTGAGTCAGTTGGCATATAGAACTGATTGAAGTGGCCCTGTGCTTGCTTATATTATTTTTAGTGTTTGATTTTGTATGTAGGCTTCCGCTAACAAAAGTGAAGACCGGATTACTACACCATTGGTTTTGGATTCACTTGTCATGAGATCAAATGATTCTGAGGCCAAGTTTTTGCGAAAGGAGGATTTCTTGAAACACGATCATTGGGTTACACTATACACACATGGTAAGATGTTTCCCCTTATTGGATTCACTCGCAGGGAGGGACTGGATATATATTATGTGGCATATGTTGATGGCAGTAAAGGGCGAAGGCCTGTAGGCTGTAGCGGTGGAAATGGTGGGTGCCATATGGAGATCCAAATGATTCACATCGCAGAAAAAATGATGCGGGGGAAGATGGCCTTGGTAATAATGCACCTATTGGATAAATAATTTAGATTCTCCCGTCATGAATATTTTATGATTCTCTGTCATTTGTACAACAGTATGGCTTTAGGATACTTTGAGGATTTGAATTATCTGCTAACTGTATGATGTGAACATTTTCTGCTCATTAAGCATCAGTTCCAGCTCCGTTTGAGAGTTTCCATGTAGTATTCACTTGCTTATCTTTCATGACCTACTTGTCTGTTTTATCACTCTTGTAATTAGCCTACTGGTGAAGCTAATGTTATGCTGTTTGCAGGACGGAAAGTTTGAAGCTGAAGTTAAACTAATACTTGGCTTGGGTTCACTGCAACTTGGAGAAGTTAAAAATATGTTGCTGTGATTGCACTTGGGCTGTGCGCACCAGTTcattaacaatttttttgttgCTTGTATGAATATGGCTGTTGATTGCACTAGCTAATGTCTTACCATCAAGCGTTGTGCTTTTGGATTgattgcttttgttttcttgcttttggACTGTAAGACATTGTTACCATTATTTTGCAGCTGGTCCTGCTTAATGATTTCCTTCTGTGTTTAGATATGTGGTGCGGTTCTTGTGTCTGGCCATGATCATGCTGATTAATTTGTTTGTGGTCCAGGTAAAGGAGAAAATGAACTGCTTATAGGACCTCCCTTTGAAAATGAATGGCCGAAGCTTATCTCGCCTAATCCTTCAACTATGATCGATTTCATAATTCTAGACTCTCCGTGAAGTGGAATTTTAAtcataaattatataatatcgACTCCTTTTAAAAATTACATTTAagtatattttatatttgtGAGATGTGTGTTTTCAATCACTAACAAAATTTTATTAGAAACTTATTGGGaagctcttttattttttttaactgaaCGATAGCATTAGCGTGTTAAATTGTTAGTTATTAAGATGGAGATGAATTAGTAGATTGAACTAGTGGCAAAGTGCATagaaatgattgttttttgccGCTATATTACAATGATAATGCTGCTAAATTTCTTttacaacaaaaggaaaaaaaaataatttgtttgAGACTGCAAAAATATCATGCCGCGTCATATTTTGCGGCTAAAGTTTGGAAAaagaatataagaagaaagcCTCAGAAATGTGGAATTATACATATTTCGTGTACTGTggatattaaaatataataaaaaaagaatctAAATCCTCTGATGCGCTAAATCACAACCATCCATTCCGCGTCGCCGATTATTCTTTTCTGAAATTCGAGCGTCGCGCCGGCACAGATTCTCAGAAACCCCAACAACCTCTGCGCCCGCCAGACCTCCTAGATTTTCGCTGCCCCATTCTTGTCTGAGCTCCGACAAGCCTTCCACTCCCCTCGTAGTTATGGCGGCGAACCCGGAAAATGACGAAAAGACCCTTCACGACGAACTCTCCCTCCCGATCCTCCTCGCCGATCGGGTCATCAAATCGGCCCAGGAGGCCGAGTCCTCCAAACTCGACTGCGCTGACCTCGCCAAGCAAGTCGACCGCCTCTCCCAGATGCTCCGATCCGCCGTCCGAATTGCCGCCACCACTCAGTCCCTCTATGAGCGGCCCGTCCGCCGAATCGTCGCCGACGTGGCGAAGAACCTTGAGCGGGCGTTGACCCTGGTCCGGAAATGCAAGCACAGTGGGGTCCTCCGGCAGGTGTTCTCCATCACCACCACTGCTGATTTCAGAAAAGTCTCGAACCTCCTGGAATCTTCGATTGGGGATATGAAGTGGCTTCTCTCGGTGTTTGAGTCCGACGGCGCTAACCTCTCACTGCCGCCGATCGCCAGCAACGACCCGATTCTGAGTTGGGTCTGGTCCTACATCGCCACTATTCAAATGGGTCAACTCAGGGACCGAGTCGACGCGGCAAACTCGCTGGTTTCACTTGCTCGGGACAACGACCGGAACAAGAAGATAATCGTCGACGAAGGAGGCGTGACACCGCTGCTAAAGCTTCTGAAAGAAGGGTCTTCTCCCGACGCCCAAATCGCCGCTGCTAATGCTCTGTTTCACATCGCCACTGATCAAGAAAGGGTCCGAATTATAATCGATTTGTTGGGAATTAACGTTGTTGTTTCGGTTTTGGGCGATTCGCCGATGAGGGTTCAGGTGTGCGTGGTGAGATTGGTGTCAGAAATGGCGGAGCTTGACCCGGTGGCGCAGGAGGAGTTCGGCAGAGAGAATGTGACTAGGCCGTTGGTGTCTCTGCTGGCAATGGATACGGTTCTGGATGATCCGAAGGTGCAACCAGGTAAGCCTAGCATTCATAATCTCGTGCAGATTAATAAGCAGTTAGCTGCAAATGGTTTGAATCCGAATAGCCGTTCGTCTTCCTTTTCGAATCATTATCATTCGGATGGTAGTAGTAGAGGTGGCGGTCATTATcggaaagagagggagagagaggccGAGTCCAATCCTGAGGTGAAGCTTGAGCTGAAAGCCGGTTGCGCAAAGGCATTGTGGAAATTGTGTAAAGGGTGTTTGTTGAATAGTCGAAAAGTTACAGAGACAAAAGGGTTGATTTGTTTGGCGAAGATTATTGACAAGGAAGCAGGGGAATTGCAGCTCAATTGCTTGATGACTGTGATGGAAATAGCCGCAGTGGCTGAGTCCAATACCGACCTTAGAAGAGCGGCTTTTAAGCTCAACTCTCCGGCTGCAAAGGCGGTTCTGGATCAGCTTTTGAGAGTGATTCAGGAAGAGGCTAATCTGGAATTGCAAATTCCTGCCATTAAAGCAATTGGGTCATTGGCAAGAACTTTCCCTGCTAGGGAGACCCGGATAGTTGGTCCTCTGGTTGCTCGGCTTGGCAGTGTGGATGTGGATGTGGCAATCGAGGCTGCCATTGCATTAGGGAAGTTTGTGTGCATGGATAATTTCAATTGTGTGGAGCATTCCAAGACGATTATTGAGTTTGATGGCATTCCTTCTCTGATGAGATTGCTACGGACAACTGATCGAACTAATGAACGGGGTCATGTCAATTGCTTAGTACTACTATGCTACCTAGCATTGCATGTCGGCAACAGCAAGGCTCTTGAACAAGCGCGGGCATTGAATACTCTTGAGGGGGGAGCTCGTTCTGTTGTAGCTCAATATCCCGACTTGAGGGAATTGTTAGCCAAAGCTATACACAATCTCACTCTTTATCAGGCTGGAGCTCATCCCCACAGGCAAACCTTCATGCCGTAAGTGCTTGCAGTTTCTGTCATGTGAGTTTCCTGTATTTGTAACATAGATAGACAAATTGACTTATCGCCACCAAAACAAATCGAAAATTGAATGGTGCACGAAATAGTTATTTTGTATTATAGATGTGTGATCACCCAAGAACTGTGTCAGCTGTTGTATTTGACTAGATGAGTGGATGTTTAGGCATGTATCGGCAATCTGTTCCATGTAATTTGAAGGTATAGGTATCTTCTTGTTTCGATAAAGCATCAAACTTTTGCTTCTTCCCGTCTTCTAAACGTGCCTATGCAATGTTCATTCAGTAACATGATTTTCTTTAGCAGACTGCTACTTGTAATCAGGTTCTGGTTTTCTACAAGATTGGAATGCTGCTTGTAGTCATAACTCTTGGCGATACAAATGGTTTCGCTCTCGTATGATGATGGGACCGCTTGAATCTGCCTCCTGGACAGGATCATTAACAATTTTCTTGAGGGCAATAACGTTCTTCATCAACTACTTAATACGTTAACACGACTAAACTACCCTAGTATTTCTACTACCTTGAGTTCTGATGTGGGTGTTTGGCAACCTTTTGTTGTTCAATTGCAGGGAGGAAGAGAAATACAGCTTCATCACCTCTCTGCAAGTAGAGGGATCCCTTCCATGAACGTAATTGAATGAAAGACCTAAATGGTTAATGTTTGCTGAAACCAGTAACTCCTAATCCAAAAGGAGCAAGAGCTTAATATAATCCAACATTGAccccaaaaaaaatccaaaaaaaataaaataaaacgggaacattgtttttttttaacaaacgatattatttatactaaaggGGTGGGGTCAGCTTGTGTGCCAGCATTCTTTTCCTAATTCTTCTAATCTTCAAGAAGGTGCTAAAATTTGTGATATTGTTAATGAAGACGGAATGACTTTAGTTCTTTCACTACGAAAGTATGCCGGTCACTTCAGTCATGAGTATtttcgctgcgctgaggcagatgacaagaccgccatcaaggccttcacagcaggcctacgtgattgtttcttcaagtacatgatcaatgccaacacttggaagacttactctgaggtgatggcataggcttacaaccacgcctctgTCAAagtaaggacataccaagggaacccccatatggttaaaccctatcaacaaatgggaagtggaagtcaagttctaccaagtgagaagatattggccattcagacacccattgcatcatcttctgcctcatttagctactcgctaagtcatcaaacgtatctgtctcttggtaagaggaaagatttttaatctcagcaagcccattacaacaagagggataaaagttcgtatcaagacaaccaggggtgaacgtaccttcgactattatgactatgagGCCAAGCGTCACTCTTTCAAAGtcgaggactaggtactgaaggaaatgctattataagaaggcatacacattacaaatgttttgactctcaaccgcttgagaccTTTTGTCACataagccattcggcaaatatttaaagaagagggaattcagacaacttcttctgagtcttttgcgttcctagcactggaacacttggtctacgctgacctacccttatactccaactcagagcttcaacatgcgtactttgacacaaagtatgtgatactaagtgttacaaccaacatggttcacatatcaaaagcatggatcccttcatgcatagcaaaacattcataagcatcactcatatcaatcaacataaacattatacattccaacacattcataaataaacatcatacattccaacacatccatacataagccaactgtgcttcgaaaggattcaacatactttgtgtcttcaacaattgctacaatgtgcctcgacaccttgcctttattctcaccaaccaagtgatgaaatgtgaagaaggaactcatcttcatgccaccaaccaggtgatgaaatgtacaactcgtactttccttcatgccactaaccatgtgatgagatgtacaacccgtactctaatatcatttggcaacttgccactcatgccaccaattaggtgaagaaggaacccatcttcatgccacaaactaggtgatgaaatgtacaacccgtactctccttcatgccaccaaccaggtgatgaaatgtacaacccgtactctaatatcatttggcaacttgccactcatgccactaacaaggtgaagaagaaacccatcttcatgccacaaactaggtgatgaaatgtacaacccgtactttccttcatgccaccaaccaggtgatgaaatgtacaaccagtactctaatatcatttggcaacttgccactcatgtcaccaaccaggtgaagaatgaactcatcttcatgccaccagctaggtgatgaaatatacaacccgtactctccttcatgccaccaaccaggtgatgaaatgtaccacccgtactctaatatcatttggcaacttgccattcatgccaccaaccaggtgaagaaggaactcatcctcgtgccaccaaccatgtgatgaaatgtgatgaaaggtgatgaaggaactcaccttcgtaccaccaaccaagtgatgaaagcaactcaccattcattccacctaccagaagacgagtggtacaacttgtgcatgtgaactcctaacattcacaaataataaaaaaccctcaagcttgacaactcaactaggggagtacttatgcccaacaaaagttatagtcaccaacaaagtcttattgcaagtcaacaacaacttcagtgcatggcatacgaaaaTCAAGCTATTTAGCCCTCTTGCAtgtgcttcaaacatttcccctctgtaacaatccaaacactacaactcgtagaaagcttcacacactcttgatcaagacggtgtaaaagcaaaaccaatttatggtgccaacaagagcttcatcaatggagggcaaccacaattctcaaaagcttcacacactcttgatcaagacaatgtgaagcaaaaccaatttatggtgccaacaagagcttcatcaagactgtgtaaagcaaaaccaatttgtggtgctaataagagcttcatcaaatgagttcaaccataattctcaaaagcttcacacactcttgatcaagacagtgtgaagcaaaaccaatttatggtgccaacaaaagcttcatcaatggagggcaactacaattctcaaacctttgaagcaaattcaagactgttcgaagcaaattcaatttatatggttcatccaaaccttcgactattacaaggtgtggcttgcatcacaaaatcttgctcaacagtgtggaagtaaaatttgtatatgttgtctttctcacattttcaaatttctagtttcccaaaaaaaaaaaaaaggaaattcaacaaagcttcattaaggaggacaactacaaattctcaaaagcttcacactatcttgatcaagatagtgtgaagcaaaatcaattcatggtacccaacaaaagcttcaactccaaagcttcaccaacaaaagcttcatcaatctaggacaactacaaattctcaaaagcttcacactatcttgatcaagatagtgtgaagcaaaatcaattcgtgatacccaacaaagcttcaccacaaaagcttcaccaacaaaagcttcatcaatggaggacaactacaaattctcaaaagcttcacattatcttgatcaagatagtgtgaagcaaaatcaattcatggtacccaacaaaaacttcaacttcaaagcttcacccataaaagcttcaccaacaaaagcttcacccacaaaagcttcaccaacaaaagcttcacccaccacaaaagcttcacctacaaaagcttcacccattcccccttcccccaccacaaaagcttcacccataaaagtttccctcaccataaaagcttcacccaccacacaagcttcacccacaaaaacttcacctacaaagcttcaacacaaaagcttcacctacgaaagcttcacactatcttgatcaagataatgtgaagcaaaatcaattcatggtacccaacaaagcttcaacctcaaaactttaaaatatatatatatattttttttttccggaaattcgaaaattcaaaaattcgaaaattcgaaagaacaaaaaaaattcgaaaaaaatatttcgaaaaaaaaaaaatttgaaaaaaaaaaattgccaaggcctcatcttctttgggcctaacaactttcataacaaatatatatgaagaaggagttttgggctaccacttagaaaggaaatgcctcattcgtcaactctctcgaccagagacttgggggactcctaccatatgctactgcaccttgatactcggaagtttcacgaccactcagtgacttagatttttcaagtctccaaacgagaagttttcctcactcgggaaattaagggagcactatctcaacctacatgtttcactcacaaagcttcaacaaaaggaaaaattcaaataacttagtgaagaaggcgttggtatatttaacacaatacgttgaaatgaagcaaaacttgtttattgatatctccgataagttacaaatatttacatatacatgaatcaaaataaacaaacaagagggagccttcacaaatgttgctcaggagaagtctcagcagtcggcagagccacagaaagaggaggcatcagagggtgattattcggagcctgaGTACTAGGCGAAAccttagaaggaggaggcaccgaaggttgatcatttggagcttcattacgcggtacagcctcagaagacaaaggcaataaatgtctttgaaacaaacccacaaacctctgatgatcaagtaaaatctgaccatcagattcctgcagctggtcgagcttcctcttcatgtttgtagcatagttatgtgcgagtctgtgcaactgtttattctcatgcttgagccctctgatctcctgtttaagacttatcactttagccgccaatgattcaacttggcgggtttgagcaaataggcgttgggccatattagacacagaacatgCACACTGAACaatgagagctagagaatccttaacagccaactcatcagaccgtttggaaagtagtctgttatctttgggagtgagaaggttcctggccaccaccgcagcggtcatatcattcttcatcacaaagtccccaacgctaagaggaccagtaagggataagaaggatgggcgccatatgttgtcttaagaaggcatggctgcctcttcaccaaagttcaagtcaaaacgacggtcagatgagccagacattctcagaaatgatgaaggagaaatgaggtgcaataaatctctgaagtaaagggaaaattcctacaagcaataactttcttaatgtacttcttgcacacaattggtgcccttataaaagaaaaggcaacagggccgttggttcaaatattgaagaggcaccactttccggattccgaagaggcaccactttccacacgcaacatcagctcctcgggtaccacatataactttgccaaagatatctgacaaagtttagacacataaattttgaatgtCCAGCTACCATACTATTactcacaagggtaaaggaatagcaccattgcttgataactagaaagtcccaatgtgtgtcaatctccgtgctccgtggcaaggtagactgacaaaaatgcccaacctttactcacatttgagaaaacattcccaacaagattgcttgctcaaaaatcgaagaggcaccgctttccgaatctcgagagccagactcccaacaggattacgtgcttaaaaattgaagagacaccgttctccgaatctcgagagtcaaactcccaacatgattactttctcaaaaatcgaagtaacaccgctctccgaatctcgagagccaaactcccaacatgattacgtgctcaaaaattgaagaggcactgctctctgaatctcgaaagccagactcccaacaggattacgtgcttaaaaatcgaagaggcaccgctctccgagtCTTAAGAGttagactcctaacatgattactttttaaaaaatcgaagagacatcgttctccaaatctcgagagccagactccccacaggattactttcttaaaaatcgaagaggcgccgctctccgaatctcgagagccagactctcaacaggattacgtgcttaaaaattgaagaggcaccgccctccgaatctcaagagccagacttccaacaggattactttctcaaaaatcgaagagacattgctcTCTGAATCTTacgagtcagactcccaacaagattgctttctcaaaaatcgaagaggcacctttctctgaacttcgagagccagatttccttggataaagcttgtctgcaatcttcacatgcaacatcagttttccagataccacaaccactttttcaaagtgctatgacaaagttaaaacacgtgaagcttgcagctcccactacattgctatgactaagaagggtaaaggaatagcactactacttgttatggagactcttatatatgtcgacctccatccttcacaaccaggcaaacctgcaaataaaaaaaatcctcaacttttcttcacatccgagataGCACTCTCAAcaaagtctctcgaaatactcagcttcttttcctcctgataatacctctgtaaacaagccacaccagagtaagagtatctcatatcatcagggttaaaagcaagagtatcccatatcatgctttttccctgtcttttcctttggtcttgttcttacctgcaagacaaggagaaagagagcaattagtcaacacttggaatcaagcttccaatcaggaactgactgcttgtaaccccttgcctaattacttacctggcattgctctcgagtactcatcttcaacatcttatgcttccagagaagataccacatctgcctgaggaacagataggacaagtgagaaggatacaagggagcatgtggagacaagtgtaacagaacacgtgctgatacatccactactttgtcaatagcaaaagtatctcatatcatcagggtcgaacgtactttatatttgatggacttgttttgacccttaaattcttgagtcggccttatactctagaggaaaccagaaaaccctcaagcctagttcaagaataagcctgtggaaagttacttcttcaaaagcaaaagtatctcatatcatatcttctcaatttgcttctccttatccttgttgctgtttacgacacaatgagaaggagaacaatcaactggaagccgaagtcgaacctccgatccaggttacttgcttggaagtctgattgcttaccttgtctgttacctcattcagtaaatctcctagctcggcgacttaagggactcttactatagggtttgtatcgcacttgaccaagcccgaaactacaagtaagcttcaagtgaaattgatacattaccttgtgcatcttcatcagataaagataccacccctagatggaggaaaagtacttccagagaagatgccacttCTACATatgaacagataaggcaagtgaaaatgatactacattttggtacttagaagtttcgtgattactcaatagcttggatcttgcaagtccccaaccgaagagcttccctcactcgggaacttaggggagcactgtttgtaccatacttgaccaatcctgaaactactgagcaccggtcaacgttataccatcaaggacccaaaagagtttccctccaaccaagaggtcaatcacaacacgacacgtgtcgacatcagaagccaatcatagtgcgacacgtgtcaacatcagaagccaatcacaacacgacatgtgtcaatgtcagaatgaaactagaaactattttctataaatagagatcattctctcacaatatttcttaatgtcatttgtactaaatcatttattagtactcactaaatgaaagcttgaacctatgtagttgtgtaaacccttcacaattaatgagaactcctctactccgtggatgtagccgatctgggtgaaccacgtacatcttgtgtttgcttccctgtcactatccatttacatatttatccacactagtgaccagagcaatctagcgaaggtcacaaacttgacactttatgttgtaccaaagtcctcaccgattttgtgcatcaacagacaaGATTCGTTGCAAGTTGACGGCTTGGAAGGGTTCTTTGCTTTCGCAAGCAGGGAGACTCGAACTTATTAATTCAATATTTCAGGGAATCTTGGTTTatagttttcaaatttatgCTTGGCCTACTAATTTGCTACGTGAAGTTCAAGGGTGGATTAGATATTTCTTTTGGTCTGATGATCCATTAAAACGAGGTATGCTTCTAATAGCTTGGAGTTCTTGTTGtaagtttaaaaaatatggtgGTTTGGGTATCCGAGATCTTTTTGAATCCAACCGTTCTCTCATTCTTAAAGATGTTGGGATGTAATTTCTTCTTCCTCACCGGCTTCGGATTGGTTACGTAACAAATTTCTTAAAGACAACTTTCATTTGCTAAAGTCTTATAAAAAGTCTTTCATTTGGTTGGGGCTTAAACAATTATGGCCCTCCTTTTATAGTTCCCTTCAATGGAGTGTTGGTGATGGTTGTAAGATTTCTTTTTTGTATGATAACTGGCTTGGAACCACTTTGCTCTCTAATA is drawn from Malus domestica chromosome 14, GDT2T_hap1 and contains these coding sequences:
- the LOC103431129 gene encoding DNA repair protein XRCC3 homolog, with amino-acid sequence MTPENLLTRPLIADKLTLGCPLLDRCLGGGVPCCSITELVAESSCGKTQFCLQLALSAQLPPSHGGLSASSLYLHTEFPFPFRRLHQLSQAFQSSHANLVAINPCEDVYVHAVHDAHQMLDIMPKIESFIESEKTRLPVRLIVIDSIAALFRTEFNNTPLDLKRRSSLFFKIAGKLKSLANRFRLAVVVTNQVVDFMGASDGVNGVKVGNFGSLDSSGRRVCPALGLAWANCVNSRLFLSRNEVVVGEGNSNELEDGFCRQTKRRLDILFAPHLPQASCEFVITRQGVFGVESVGI
- the LOC103431128 gene encoding uncharacterized protein; its protein translation is MAANPENDEKTLHDELSLPILLADRVIKSAQEAESSKLDCADLAKQVDRLSQMLRSAVRIAATTQSLYERPVRRIVADVAKNLERALTLVRKCKHSGVLRQVFSITTTADFRKVSNLLESSIGDMKWLLSVFESDGANLSLPPIASNDPILSWVWSYIATIQMGQLRDRVDAANSLVSLARDNDRNKKIIVDEGGVTPLLKLLKEGSSPDAQIAAANALFHIATDQERVRIIIDLLGINVVVSVLGDSPMRVQVCVVRLVSEMAELDPVAQEEFGRENVTRPLVSLLAMDTVLDDPKVQPGKPSIHNLVQINKQLAANGLNPNSRSSSFSNHYHSDGSSRGGGHYRKEREREAESNPEVKLELKAGCAKALWKLCKGCLLNSRKVTETKGLICLAKIIDKEAGELQLNCLMTVMEIAAVAESNTDLRRAAFKLNSPAAKAVLDQLLRVIQEEANLELQIPAIKAIGSLARTFPARETRIVGPLVARLGSVDVDVAIEAAIALGKFVCMDNFNCVEHSKTIIEFDGIPSLMRLLRTTDRTNERGHVNCLVLLCYLALHVGNSKALEQARALNTLEGGARSVVAQYPDLRELLAKAIHNLTLYQAGAHPHRQTFMP